The genomic stretch ACCCGCTTGCATATCCCTTCACGCGCCAGTTCCTGCAAATCACGCCGGATGGTGTGTTCCGATACCTGTAATTCTTGCGACAGTAACGTACAAACCACCCGACCTTCCTTCGCTAATCGATCTCGGATCAACGATTGTCGTTGTTCAGGAAAAGATGCATAATCGAGCATAACCAAGCCTTATAATTAATTTAATCGAGCATAACGAGCAAAATTAATCACTGGGACGCCGAATTGTCAATCAAATAGTGGTGATGTGCAGCCTATCGTAAGGGGTGAATACCATGAGTCAGTCATTACCCGATATCGCATTCTTCCATCGTCTGGCTGACGCTGCCAGTCAGCAAACCTTGCCGCGCTTTCGTTCGCAGCAGAATCTGCACGTCGGTAGTAAACCCAAAGAAGGGTTTCGTTTTGATCCGGTGACGGATGCTGACCGGGAAGCGGAGCGGGTGATTCGGGCGCTGATTACCGAACACTACCCGGATCATGCGATCATGGGGGAAGAGTTTGGCGCAACAGGCAGCGGTGATATCCAGTGGGTGCTAGATCCGGTCGATGGCACCCGGCCGTTCCTGTGTGGGCTGCCAGTGTGGGGCACGCTAATTGGGTTGTTGTATCGCGAACGTGCGGTGATGGGGATGATGAGCCAGCCGTTCACCGGCGAAGCCTTTTGGACGGATGGCGAGCACGCCTGGTACCGTGGTCCACAGGGTGAAGGCCGACTGGAAACCCGCAAGAACGTGTCGCTGGAACAGGCTATTTTGCACACCACATCGCCAGAACCTATCGAACGCCATCCGCAAGTCCACTTTCGGGCTCTCACCGAGCGCACGCTAATGACCCGCTACGGTGGTGAATGCTATGCGATGGCGATGCTGGCGGCCGGGCATATCGATATCTGTCTGGAGTATTCGCTGCAACTTTATGATATTGCAGCGTTCATCCCGATTGTGGAGCAGGCTGGTGGCGTGGTAACCACCTTGCAGGGCACACGGCCGGAAGCCGGTGGGCAAATACTGGCGACGGGGTGCCCACGCTTACACGAAGATGTGCTACGGATCCTGAATGGGTAACGCCGAACACGTTAACAGGCCACATGCGTCGCAGTGGTCATTGGTCTATTTCTTTCTCATGAGACGATATCGTTTATGCAACCGTTGACGGACTCCCAGACGCTTTCACCTTTAACTGCCCCGTTGTTTGATGAACCGGGACGGCGCGAACAACGTGCAACGCGCGTGATGTTTTTTTTAGCCGGGTTTGGTACGGCTGTTTGGGCGGCGCTGGTGCCGTTCGCCCGGCTAAATACCGCCGTGGATGACGGCATGCTAGGCCTGCTGTTGTTGTGTCTGGGGGGCGGCGCGCTGGTGGCGATGCCGCTAACCGGCATGCTGACCACGCGCTTTGGCTGCCGTAAGGTGATTTCGCTGGCGGTATTGCTGTTCTGCCTGATCTTGCCGTGGCTGGCGGTGATCCCGAGTGCGGCGCTACTGGCACTGGCATTACTGATCTTCGGTATCGGGGTTGGTACCACCGACTGTGCGATGAACGTACAGGCGATTTTGGTGGAGAAGGCCTCAGGTAAAGCCATGATGTCCGGGTTTCATGGGTTTTACAGCATTGGCGGTATCGTCGGTGCCGGGGCGATGAGCGGCATGATGTCGCTGGGGCTGTCGCCGCTGGTGGCGAGCCTGATCAGCGTGGTGGTGATGGTACTGTTATTGCTGACGCATCTGGCCGGTTTGCTGAGGTACGCCAATCC from Dickeya zeae NCPPB 2538 encodes the following:
- the hisN gene encoding histidinol-phosphatase; translation: MSQSLPDIAFFHRLADAASQQTLPRFRSQQNLHVGSKPKEGFRFDPVTDADREAERVIRALITEHYPDHAIMGEEFGATGSGDIQWVLDPVDGTRPFLCGLPVWGTLIGLLYRERAVMGMMSQPFTGEAFWTDGEHAWYRGPQGEGRLETRKNVSLEQAILHTTSPEPIERHPQVHFRALTERTLMTRYGGECYAMAMLAAGHIDICLEYSLQLYDIAAFIPIVEQAGGVVTTLQGTRPEAGGQILATGCPRLHEDVLRILNG
- a CDS encoding MFS transporter, which gives rise to MQPLTDSQTLSPLTAPLFDEPGRREQRATRVMFFLAGFGTAVWAALVPFARLNTAVDDGMLGLLLLCLGGGALVAMPLTGMLTTRFGCRKVISLAVLLFCLILPWLAVIPSAALLALALLIFGIGVGTTDCAMNVQAILVEKASGKAMMSGFHGFYSIGGIVGAGAMSGMMSLGLSPLVASLISVVVMVLLLLTHLAGLLRYANPPEGPAFAIPRGTVLVLGLICFAVFLAEGAVLDWSAVFLTEYRGMPDAQGALGFACFAATMTLGRLTGDRVITRLGAQPVVMLGAALAVSGLMLAVWVPYWSVALLGYALIGLGCSNIVPVMFSAIGRQTSMPQAAAVPAVTTLGYLGILAGPASIGFIAHHSSLSAAFLVVATLLALVGLSAKAVKV